A genomic window from Rhodococcus sp. KBS0724 includes:
- a CDS encoding STM4015 family protein, translated as MIQAHLDALHGLPAFDFPAADATDSALPAAGTVAWRISVEPYADDSEEFSDAWDRFVEKVDLSAVQALIIGQWGESYEVNSSSIVELTVGQRHRLTSLRALFLADITQEQQEISWIQQSDVTPVLEAFPELVEFGIRGGTELEFPETRHAALRRLTIESGGLPAAAVRGVASSSFPALEFLDLWLGTEGYGGDADVDDLAVILGGAKLPSLRHLGLRNSEIQDSIAKAIVEAPILRQLTTLDLSMGTLSDDGAAALLASTAFSGLEFLDLHYHFLSDATVAELTRHCAELGVRVDLSDQTEPDEYDDEISRYVAVSE; from the coding sequence ATGATCCAGGCCCACCTCGACGCGTTGCACGGGCTTCCGGCCTTCGACTTCCCGGCTGCCGACGCGACGGATTCTGCGTTGCCCGCTGCCGGTACTGTGGCGTGGCGCATCTCGGTGGAACCGTATGCGGACGACTCGGAGGAGTTTTCCGATGCCTGGGATCGGTTTGTCGAGAAGGTCGACCTGTCAGCGGTGCAGGCTCTGATCATCGGCCAGTGGGGTGAGTCGTACGAGGTCAACTCGTCGTCGATCGTGGAACTGACTGTCGGGCAACGTCACCGGTTGACATCGCTGCGCGCGCTGTTCCTTGCGGATATCACGCAAGAGCAGCAGGAGATTTCCTGGATTCAGCAGTCCGATGTCACTCCCGTCCTCGAGGCGTTTCCGGAGTTGGTCGAATTCGGCATTCGTGGTGGCACGGAATTAGAGTTCCCGGAAACGCGTCACGCTGCGTTGCGCCGGTTGACCATCGAGTCGGGTGGACTGCCCGCCGCGGCTGTCCGCGGCGTGGCATCGAGTAGCTTTCCCGCTCTCGAGTTTCTCGATCTGTGGCTCGGGACCGAGGGTTACGGCGGAGACGCTGATGTCGATGATCTGGCTGTCATTCTCGGCGGCGCGAAGCTACCGTCGTTGCGTCACCTGGGATTACGTAACAGTGAAATCCAGGACAGCATCGCCAAGGCGATTGTCGAAGCTCCGATTCTCCGCCAATTGACCACATTGGATCTCTCGATGGGCACACTCTCGGATGACGGTGCCGCAGCTCTCCTTGCCAGTACGGCTTTTTCAGGTCTCGAGTTCCTCGACCTGCATTACCACTTTCTCAGCGACGCCACGGTTGCAGAGTTGACCAGGCATTGCGCCGAGCTAGGGGTGCGGGTCGATCTGTCCGATCAGACCGAGCCGGATGAGTACGACGACGAGATCTCGCGATATGTCGCAGTCTCCGAGTAA
- a CDS encoding amino acid permease: protein MPGVGIWRTKSVEQSIADTDEPETKLKKELTAKDLTVFGVAVVIGAGIFTLTARTAGNVAGPSISLAFVLAAIACALAALCYAEFASTVPVAGSAYTFSYATFGEFAAWIIGWDLILEFALASAVVGKGWSLYLGNVIGASGSTTAHIGSISFDWGALLIIGAITLILAIGTKVSSRVSAVITAIKIAVVLLVIVVGAFYIKKENYSPFIPPAEGAESTASGIHQTLFSWLTGAGGSSYGAYGLLAAASLVFFAFIGFDVVATTAEETKNPQKSLPRGIFGSLAIVTVLYVAVTLVLTGMVKYTELKDGSPLVGDSSATLATAFEANGIGWAQTAINFGGLAGLTTVVMVMMLGQTRVLFAMSRDGLMPRKLAKTTSKGIPLRITLIVGGIVAVLAAFFPMGTLEEMVNIGTLFAFVLVCVGVIVLRRTRPDLPRGFRVPWVPFVPILAVLACGWLMLNLSVETWIRFVVWMAIGVVVYFAYGHRKSVLGRKLKDGTAIPAANAAPVLVKD from the coding sequence ATGCCCGGAGTCGGCATATGGCGCACCAAATCCGTCGAGCAATCGATCGCGGACACCGACGAGCCTGAGACCAAGCTCAAAAAGGAACTGACCGCGAAGGACCTCACGGTCTTCGGCGTCGCCGTTGTCATCGGCGCAGGTATCTTCACCCTCACCGCCAGAACAGCCGGCAACGTAGCGGGCCCCTCGATCTCACTGGCCTTCGTTCTTGCAGCCATCGCGTGTGCGCTCGCAGCCCTCTGTTACGCAGAGTTCGCCTCGACCGTTCCCGTCGCCGGTAGCGCGTACACATTCTCGTATGCCACCTTCGGCGAATTCGCGGCCTGGATCATCGGCTGGGACCTCATCCTCGAATTTGCTCTCGCCTCCGCGGTGGTCGGCAAGGGTTGGTCGCTGTACCTCGGCAACGTGATCGGAGCCAGCGGGAGCACCACAGCCCACATCGGATCGATCAGCTTCGACTGGGGCGCACTGCTCATCATCGGAGCCATCACGCTCATTCTCGCGATCGGCACCAAGGTTTCGTCCCGAGTCTCTGCCGTCATCACCGCGATCAAGATCGCGGTTGTACTTCTTGTCATCGTCGTCGGTGCGTTCTACATCAAGAAGGAGAACTACTCTCCCTTCATCCCGCCCGCCGAAGGCGCTGAGAGCACGGCAAGCGGAATTCACCAGACCCTGTTCTCCTGGCTCACCGGAGCCGGCGGAAGCAGTTACGGCGCCTACGGCCTGCTGGCCGCCGCCAGCCTGGTCTTCTTTGCCTTCATCGGATTCGACGTCGTCGCCACCACCGCCGAAGAGACGAAGAACCCCCAGAAGTCACTGCCACGCGGAATCTTCGGCTCACTCGCCATCGTGACCGTCCTGTACGTCGCTGTCACGCTGGTTCTGACCGGCATGGTCAAGTACACCGAACTCAAGGACGGCAGCCCCCTCGTCGGCGACTCGAGCGCCACGCTCGCCACCGCCTTCGAAGCCAACGGAATCGGATGGGCACAAACTGCCATCAACTTCGGCGGCCTCGCCGGCCTGACCACCGTGGTCATGGTCATGATGCTCGGCCAGACCCGCGTCCTGTTTGCCATGTCCCGTGACGGCTTGATGCCCCGGAAGCTTGCCAAGACCACGAGCAAGGGCATCCCGCTGCGCATCACGCTGATCGTCGGCGGAATCGTCGCAGTGCTCGCAGCCTTCTTCCCCATGGGAACTCTCGAAGAGATGGTCAACATCGGCACGCTGTTCGCCTTTGTGCTCGTCTGCGTCGGCGTCATCGTCCTTCGCCGCACCCGCCCCGATCTGCCGCGTGGATTCCGCGTGCCGTGGGTACCGTTCGTTCCGATTCTCGCGGTTCTCGCCTGCGGTTGGCTCATGCTCAACCTGTCGGTCGAAACCTGGATTCGATTTGTGGTCTGGATGGCGATCGGCGTTGTCGTGTACTTCGCCTACGGTCACCGCAAATCGGTACTGGGCCGCAAGCTGAAGGACGGCACGGCAATCCCGGCCGCCAATGCTGCGCCGGTGCTCGTCAAGGATTGA
- a CDS encoding HNH endonuclease signature motif containing protein codes for MFDPGVGIFGSSAQLSGTETDCALVDLMAELHACEAMLVERKLAVVAEFFTRRSAEHVEGGAWTSSAHELAESEVGAVLTMGRAAAGKLIGLGFALRTRLHRTRAAMARGELDFYRVSLIESATANVSDALIDEVERLLLEQVLAPPVSGGTGLTGSRLTAAIDRIVARIDPEGLRERRRRALTDRFVGVSAAEDGMACILGSIPAEQARAFDGRLRELAMSVCRHDSRTYEQRRADALGVLVSGSTVLVCDCGRDDCPQDRSGLIVVRRPLVHVVMYETTLDTNSDEPAHLDGYGVISAEHARDIAKDATVREVRVPEDPEPASAFVYRPGAALDTWLRVLSGSCQWPHCDVSAWNCDLDHRVPFNHTDPARGGRTVASNLSAFCRNHHRLKHSGSWQLAPNPDRSITLTSQTGHRYRTRPAGLLAGRQEPPPPEGGTRRRTRLENKAARIRAERQRRTTRRIPRPHKPVDYGNDPPPF; via the coding sequence ATGTTCGATCCGGGGGTGGGGATTTTCGGTAGCTCGGCGCAGCTGAGTGGTACCGAAACCGATTGTGCCCTCGTTGATCTGATGGCCGAGTTGCATGCGTGTGAGGCGATGCTGGTCGAGCGGAAACTGGCGGTGGTGGCGGAGTTCTTCACCCGCCGCAGCGCCGAGCATGTCGAGGGCGGTGCGTGGACGTCGTCGGCGCACGAGTTGGCCGAATCCGAGGTCGGTGCGGTCTTGACGATGGGGCGGGCTGCGGCGGGGAAGCTCATCGGGTTGGGGTTTGCTTTGAGGACGCGGTTGCATCGGACGCGGGCGGCGATGGCGCGCGGTGAACTCGACTTCTACCGGGTGTCGTTGATCGAGTCGGCGACCGCGAACGTCTCCGACGCGCTGATCGACGAGGTCGAACGCTTACTCCTCGAGCAGGTGTTGGCACCGCCCGTCAGTGGCGGGACCGGGTTGACAGGTAGCCGGTTGACGGCGGCGATCGACCGGATCGTCGCGCGGATCGATCCGGAAGGACTACGGGAACGCCGACGCCGAGCCCTCACCGACAGGTTCGTCGGCGTCAGTGCCGCCGAAGACGGCATGGCCTGCATCCTGGGCAGTATTCCGGCAGAGCAGGCTCGGGCGTTTGACGGGCGGTTGCGGGAGTTGGCGATGTCGGTGTGCCGCCATGATTCCCGAACCTACGAGCAGCGCCGCGCGGACGCATTGGGCGTGCTGGTGAGTGGGTCGACGGTGTTGGTGTGCGATTGCGGCCGGGATGATTGCCCGCAGGATCGCAGTGGTCTGATCGTTGTGCGTCGGCCGTTGGTGCATGTGGTTATGTACGAAACCACTCTGGATACGAACTCGGATGAGCCGGCCCATTTGGATGGATACGGCGTGATCAGCGCCGAGCATGCCCGCGACATCGCAAAAGACGCCACCGTGCGCGAAGTGCGAGTACCCGAAGATCCTGAGCCCGCCTCGGCGTTTGTGTACCGCCCCGGCGCCGCACTCGACACCTGGCTGCGGGTGCTGTCGGGCAGTTGCCAATGGCCGCACTGTGACGTCTCGGCCTGGAACTGCGACCTCGACCACCGAGTTCCGTTCAACCACACTGATCCCGCCCGCGGTGGGCGGACGGTGGCGTCGAATCTGAGTGCGTTCTGCCGGAACCACCACCGCCTCAAGCACTCCGGATCCTGGCAGCTCGCCCCGAATCCGGATCGCAGTATCACCCTGACCTCGCAGACCGGGCATCGCTACCGAACCCGACCGGCCGGGCTACTCGCAGGAAGGCAGGAACCACCGCCACCGGAAGGCGGCACCCGGCGGCGAACTCGACTCGAGAACAAAGCTGCCCGCATCCGGGCCGAACGCCAACGCCGGACAACCCGACGAATACCCAGACCTCACAAACCCGTCGACTACGGTAACGATCCACCGCCATTCTGA
- a CDS encoding NAD(P)-dependent alcohol dehydrogenase — translation MKAIQYTRIGAEPELTEIPKPEPGPGEVLLEVTAAGVCHSDDFIMSLPEEQYSYGLPLTLGHEGAGRVAAVGDGVEGLDIGTNVVVYGPWGCGNCWHCSQGLENYCSRAQELGIHPPGLGAPGALAEFMIVDSPRHLVPIGDLDPVKTVPLTDAGLTPYHAIKRSLPKLRGGSYAVVIGTGGLGHVAIQLLRHLSAATVIALDVSADKLELATKVGAHEVVLSDKDAAENVRKITGSQGAALVLDFVGYQPTIDTAMAVAGIGSDVTIVGIGDGKAHAKVGFFQSPYEASVTVPYWGSRNELIELIDLAHTGIFDIAVETFSLDNGAEAYRRLAAGTLNGRAVVVPGL, via the coding sequence ATGAAGGCAATCCAGTACACGAGAATCGGCGCTGAACCCGAACTCACGGAGATTCCCAAACCCGAACCTGGTCCGGGTGAAGTACTCCTGGAAGTGACCGCAGCCGGCGTCTGTCACTCGGACGACTTCATCATGAGCTTGCCGGAAGAGCAGTACAGCTACGGCCTGCCGCTCACTCTCGGTCACGAAGGCGCAGGCCGCGTCGCAGCGGTTGGGGACGGCGTCGAAGGACTCGACATCGGAACCAACGTCGTGGTCTACGGCCCCTGGGGCTGCGGAAACTGCTGGCACTGCTCACAAGGACTCGAGAATTACTGTTCTCGCGCACAGGAACTCGGCATCCACCCACCCGGACTCGGCGCACCCGGCGCACTGGCCGAGTTCATGATCGTCGACTCTCCTCGCCACCTCGTCCCGATCGGAGACCTCGACCCGGTCAAGACGGTGCCCTTGACCGATGCAGGCTTGACGCCGTATCACGCGATCAAGCGTTCTCTACCGAAACTGCGCGGCGGCTCGTACGCCGTTGTCATCGGAACCGGCGGTCTTGGTCACGTCGCCATTCAACTTCTGCGCCACCTCTCGGCCGCTACCGTGATCGCATTGGACGTGAGCGCCGACAAGCTCGAGCTGGCAACCAAGGTGGGTGCTCACGAAGTCGTCCTGTCCGACAAGGACGCGGCCGAGAACGTCCGCAAGATCACCGGAAGTCAGGGCGCCGCATTGGTTCTCGACTTCGTCGGCTATCAGCCCACCATCGATACCGCGATGGCGGTTGCCGGCATCGGATCCGACGTCACGATCGTCGGAATCGGCGACGGCAAGGCGCATGCGAAAGTTGGGTTCTTCCAAAGCCCGTACGAGGCTTCGGTGACTGTTCCGTACTGGGGATCCCGCAACGAGTTGATCGAATTGATCGACCTCGCGCACACCGGTATTTTCGACATCGCAGTCGAGACCTTCAGTCTCGACAACGGAGCCGAAGCATATCGACGTTTGGCTGCGGGAACGCTCAACGGCCGCGCGGTTGTCGTCCCCGGCCTGTAG
- the gatB gene encoding Asp-tRNA(Asn)/Glu-tRNA(Gln) amidotransferase subunit GatB, with product MTAVDAPDILDYDEVLTKYEPVMGMEVHVELGTATKMFCPCPTEFGAEPNTQVCPVCLGLPGSLPVVNAAAVESAIRIGLALNCSITPWGRFARKNYFYPDQPKNYQISQYDEPIATEGYLDVILDDGTTWRVDIERAHMEEDTGKSLHVGGATGRIHGASHSLLDYNRAGVPLVEIVTKTIHGAGERAPEVARAYVTALRDLLKSLDVSDVRMDQGSMRCDANISLNPIGSTELGTRTETKNVNSLKSVEVAVRYEMRRQAAVLDAGIEVIQETRHFQEADGTTSAGRRKETAEDYRYFPEPDLEPVAPSAEWVEELRATLPELPWIRRARIQKDWGISDEVMRDLVNAGAIELVIATTEAGASPEAARSWWLSYLSQQANTRGVELGALPITPAQVAQVVALIDSGKLNNKVARQVVDHVLDGEGDPEQVLAAHPELVVERDETKLKAAVDEALAANPDIADKIRSGKVQAAGKIVGDVMKATRGQADAARVKELVLEACS from the coding sequence ATGACTGCTGTCGATGCGCCCGACATCCTCGATTACGACGAAGTGCTGACCAAGTACGAACCTGTGATGGGTATGGAGGTGCACGTAGAACTCGGCACCGCTACCAAGATGTTCTGCCCGTGCCCCACCGAGTTCGGTGCCGAACCCAATACCCAGGTGTGCCCGGTCTGTCTGGGCCTGCCCGGTTCGTTGCCCGTGGTGAATGCTGCTGCCGTCGAGTCCGCGATCCGGATCGGTCTTGCGCTCAACTGCTCCATCACGCCGTGGGGTCGATTCGCGCGCAAGAACTACTTCTACCCGGATCAGCCCAAGAACTACCAGATCTCCCAGTACGACGAGCCGATCGCAACCGAGGGCTACCTCGACGTGATCCTCGACGACGGCACCACGTGGCGCGTCGACATCGAGCGCGCCCACATGGAAGAGGACACCGGTAAGTCCCTCCACGTGGGTGGCGCTACCGGTCGTATCCACGGTGCCAGCCACTCGCTGCTCGACTACAACCGTGCGGGTGTCCCGTTGGTGGAGATCGTCACCAAGACCATTCACGGTGCCGGTGAACGCGCCCCCGAGGTCGCCCGCGCGTACGTCACGGCGCTTCGTGATCTGCTCAAGTCCCTCGACGTCTCCGACGTCCGCATGGACCAGGGCTCGATGCGATGCGACGCCAACATCTCGCTGAACCCGATCGGTTCCACCGAACTGGGTACTCGCACCGAGACCAAGAACGTCAACTCCCTCAAGAGTGTCGAGGTCGCAGTCCGCTACGAGATGCGTCGTCAGGCCGCAGTGCTCGACGCCGGGATCGAAGTTATCCAGGAGACGCGTCACTTCCAGGAAGCCGACGGCACCACCTCGGCCGGTCGACGCAAGGAAACCGCGGAAGATTACCGCTACTTCCCGGAACCCGACCTCGAGCCCGTAGCACCCAGTGCCGAGTGGGTCGAAGAACTGCGCGCCACGTTGCCCGAGTTGCCCTGGATCCGCCGCGCGCGAATTCAGAAGGACTGGGGAATCTCCGACGAGGTCATGCGTGACCTCGTCAACGCCGGTGCCATCGAACTGGTCATTGCCACCACCGAAGCCGGCGCTTCGCCCGAGGCTGCTCGGTCCTGGTGGCTGTCGTACCTGTCCCAGCAGGCCAACACCCGCGGCGTTGAGCTCGGCGCTCTGCCGATCACCCCGGCGCAGGTCGCACAGGTTGTTGCCCTCATCGACAGCGGCAAGCTCAACAACAAGGTCGCTCGCCAGGTGGTGGACCACGTCCTCGACGGCGAGGGGGACCCCGAGCAGGTTCTGGCGGCGCATCCCGAACTGGTTGTCGAACGTGACGAGACCAAGCTCAAGGCTGCTGTCGACGAGGCGCTCGCTGCCAACCCCGATATTGCAGACAAGATCCGCAGCGGCAAGGTTCAGGCCGCCGGAAAGATCGTCGGCGATGTCATGAAGGCCACCCGCGGCCAGGCTGACGCGGCGCGGGTGAAGGAACTTGTCCTGGAGGCGTGCAGCTAG
- a CDS encoding sorbosone dehydrogenase family protein yields the protein MTTGGRNASRRTRRTVSATLALAFAASVLSGCADFDESTASPFTPEPTIQSNAEVAPQNPPPSTTTAPPIAPTGPLGPCQDADPAVIATCLDTTGGLLTLPDGNSGLVAERRTGRILQVAPGQIPVEVAKIDVDGSGDGGLLDIALSPTFVEDNLIYAYVTTGTDNRVVRIAPGDTAKVVLGGIPRGANGNRGSLEFAAPDQLMVLTGDSGNPSAANDPASLAGKLLRVRSLAPNPAPPRPEVVLSGIGNGGGVCVDPGIATWVTDRTALEDRLQRVGADGTVTAPAWTWPDRPGVGGCVAVQGVVAIALGAGKAVASLATDPGTGAITTPPSAVAKDTYGQLEGLALGADGLLWVSTANKTAGEPGPNDDKVVKIPMPSGGGGVD from the coding sequence ATGACAACGGGTGGACGCAACGCGTCGCGCAGAACACGACGCACCGTATCGGCAACCTTGGCACTCGCCTTCGCTGCGTCCGTCCTCTCCGGTTGCGCCGACTTCGACGAATCGACAGCCAGCCCGTTCACTCCGGAACCGACCATCCAATCGAACGCGGAAGTTGCCCCGCAGAACCCGCCACCCTCGACGACTACCGCTCCGCCGATAGCACCCACCGGACCCCTCGGCCCGTGTCAGGATGCCGACCCGGCTGTCATCGCCACGTGCCTCGACACCACCGGTGGACTGCTTACCTTGCCCGACGGAAACTCGGGCCTGGTTGCCGAACGCCGAACCGGCCGGATACTGCAGGTCGCCCCCGGCCAGATCCCCGTCGAGGTGGCCAAGATCGACGTCGACGGAAGTGGCGACGGCGGACTGCTCGATATTGCGCTGTCCCCCACCTTCGTCGAAGACAACCTGATCTACGCGTACGTCACTACGGGCACAGACAATCGTGTGGTCCGGATAGCGCCGGGCGACACCGCAAAGGTAGTACTCGGTGGAATTCCTCGGGGCGCCAACGGGAACCGAGGTTCCCTCGAGTTTGCCGCACCCGATCAACTCATGGTCCTGACCGGCGATTCCGGAAACCCCTCTGCCGCAAACGATCCCGCATCACTGGCCGGCAAGTTACTTCGCGTTCGATCACTCGCACCCAATCCCGCTCCCCCACGCCCCGAAGTTGTCTTGTCCGGCATCGGCAACGGCGGCGGCGTGTGCGTGGACCCCGGCATCGCAACCTGGGTCACCGATCGCACCGCACTCGAAGACCGTCTCCAACGAGTCGGCGCGGACGGCACCGTGACGGCACCGGCGTGGACGTGGCCCGACCGCCCGGGAGTCGGCGGCTGCGTGGCCGTTCAAGGAGTTGTCGCAATTGCTTTGGGTGCGGGCAAAGCCGTGGCCTCACTGGCAACCGACCCCGGCACCGGCGCCATCACGACACCGCCGTCCGCTGTTGCCAAGGACACCTACGGACAACTCGAAGGACTCGCATTGGGCGCGGACGGACTGCTGTGGGTCAGCACCGCCAACAAGACTGCGGGCGAACCCGGCCCGAATGACGACAAGGTAGTCAAGATTCCCATGCCCAGTGGTGGCGGCGGCGTCGACTGA
- a CDS encoding ATP-dependent 6-phosphofructokinase, producing the protein MRIGVLTGGGDCPGLNAVIRAVVRTSDGRYGSTVVGFRDGWRGLLEDRKVPLAADDRINRILTRGGTILGTARVNPDKLRAGLDQIKQTLDDNGIDVLIPIGGEGTLTAASWLAESGVPVIGVPKTIDNDIDCTDVTFGFDTALAVATDAIDRLHTTAESHQRVMLVEVMGRHAGWIALQAGLASGAHLTLVPEQPFDVDEVCAMVKKRFQRGDSHFICVVAEGAMPDPASMTLREGGIDEFGHKIFTGVAQQLGNEIERRIGKEVRTTVLGHIQRGGTPTPHDRILATRFGVHATDAAHRGDFGQMVALHGTSIDLVPLAEATRKLKTVPKERYEEAAAFFG; encoded by the coding sequence ATGCGAATCGGAGTCCTCACAGGTGGCGGCGACTGCCCAGGGTTGAACGCGGTTATCCGTGCAGTGGTTCGCACGTCCGACGGGCGGTACGGCAGTACCGTCGTCGGTTTCCGTGACGGCTGGCGTGGTCTGCTCGAAGACCGCAAGGTTCCCCTCGCTGCCGACGACCGCATCAATCGCATCCTCACGCGCGGTGGAACCATTCTGGGCACTGCACGCGTCAACCCCGACAAACTCCGGGCCGGACTCGATCAGATCAAGCAGACTCTCGACGACAACGGAATCGACGTCCTGATCCCGATCGGCGGCGAAGGCACACTCACTGCGGCCAGCTGGCTCGCGGAGAGTGGTGTTCCGGTGATCGGAGTTCCCAAGACGATCGACAACGACATCGACTGCACCGACGTCACATTCGGTTTCGACACCGCGCTCGCCGTTGCCACCGACGCCATCGACCGCCTCCACACCACAGCGGAATCGCACCAGCGCGTCATGCTGGTCGAGGTCATGGGCAGGCATGCCGGCTGGATCGCACTGCAGGCCGGATTGGCGTCCGGTGCTCATCTGACGTTGGTTCCGGAGCAGCCGTTCGACGTCGACGAGGTGTGCGCGATGGTGAAGAAGCGTTTCCAGCGTGGTGATTCTCACTTCATCTGTGTCGTTGCCGAAGGCGCGATGCCCGATCCCGCTTCCATGACCTTGCGCGAAGGTGGCATCGACGAGTTCGGCCACAAGATCTTCACCGGCGTCGCCCAGCAGTTGGGCAACGAAATCGAGCGCCGCATCGGCAAGGAAGTTCGTACGACGGTTCTCGGCCATATCCAGCGTGGTGGCACACCGACCCCGCACGATCGAATCCTCGCCACCCGTTTCGGCGTTCACGCCACCGACGCAGCTCATCGCGGTGATTTCGGCCAGATGGTGGCCCTGCACGGTACGTCCATCGACCTGGTTCCGCTCGCCGAGGCAACCCGCAAGCTCAAGACCGTACCCAAGGAGCGCTACGAGGAGGCGGCCGCATTCTTCGGCTGA
- a CDS encoding DoxX family protein: protein MTDERKDPSELSEPGVATGKVSSPYDSPTEKFPPVNAGNSLPRTDDDLDFGSAQANSVTEQIPTYRPGSLDKPTEVLTRDTAYEMPADPVAVADPIPVTEEPRPSRGTLDLGLLALRLAVGGTALVHGLQKLTGIWNGPGLGGFETMLAEAGFEQAKLLAILGAVGEVAGGALLILGLLTPIAAASVLAVMINAWALRQLAEPGLEYFAPSGTEYEMLLGICAGVIILTGPGRIALDGRRGWAKRPFIGSLVVLILGIGAGVCTWIFLNGANPLI, encoded by the coding sequence GTGACTGACGAGCGAAAAGACCCCAGCGAACTGTCGGAACCCGGCGTGGCGACGGGCAAAGTGTCCAGTCCTTACGACTCGCCGACGGAGAAGTTTCCACCGGTGAATGCCGGCAATTCGTTACCGCGAACCGACGACGATCTCGATTTCGGTTCAGCGCAAGCGAATTCCGTGACCGAACAAATCCCGACATATCGTCCGGGGTCACTTGATAAACCGACTGAGGTGCTCACACGCGATACTGCGTACGAGATGCCGGCCGATCCGGTGGCGGTTGCGGACCCGATTCCGGTGACCGAGGAGCCGCGTCCGAGTCGAGGAACGTTGGATCTCGGACTTCTTGCGCTCCGGTTGGCGGTGGGCGGCACCGCGTTGGTGCATGGCTTGCAGAAGTTGACGGGTATCTGGAACGGCCCGGGGCTGGGCGGTTTCGAAACGATGTTGGCTGAGGCGGGATTCGAGCAGGCAAAGTTGTTGGCCATTCTGGGTGCGGTCGGCGAGGTTGCTGGTGGCGCCCTGCTGATCCTGGGTCTGTTGACCCCGATTGCCGCAGCGTCGGTGCTGGCCGTGATGATCAATGCGTGGGCGCTGCGCCAATTGGCCGAGCCCGGCCTCGAGTACTTTGCGCCCAGCGGAACCGAGTACGAGATGCTGTTGGGGATCTGCGCTGGTGTCATCATTCTCACGGGGCCTGGGCGAATTGCGCTCGATGGCCGTCGTGGTTGGGCGAAGCGGCCTTTCATCGGTTCGCTGGTCGTGTTGATTCTGGGTATCGGCGCCGGCGTGTGCACGTGGATCTTCCTGAACGGGGCGAACCCGCTCATTTGA
- a CDS encoding STM4014 family protein, whose protein sequence is MVIGVPGNRRVSGFVDAVTAAGLPAPRVLGWRQIIGRDYGFDAGEIVRIDSPGEDSVVDRYLRGTHESTRVEGTSTWYRRFSTEIREIADRADHAGARVLGDADEIAVMFDKRRCHRRLDAAGVRVPAALDTAPGSYAELEQLAADAHMSRVFVKLSHGSSASGVIALQWGPRGQVRAVTSVEVGADGALHNSLRVRTYRTTAAVASIVDRLALDGLHVEAWIPKASLGGRTADVRVVVVGGVATHAVVRTSASPITNLHLGGTRGALADAMSVAGENWSQLLELSERAAACFPAAPHVGIDILPGVGWRRFTVGEVNAFGDLLPGLTGLPGGPAEGMTTYQAQVDSLLESENMEYAR, encoded by the coding sequence GTGGTCATCGGAGTTCCGGGCAACCGTCGGGTGTCGGGATTTGTCGATGCAGTTACGGCAGCGGGATTGCCGGCGCCGCGGGTCCTGGGTTGGCGTCAGATTATCGGTCGAGACTACGGATTCGATGCCGGCGAGATTGTTCGAATCGATTCGCCCGGCGAAGATTCCGTGGTCGATCGATATCTTCGCGGGACGCACGAGTCGACCCGGGTTGAGGGCACGAGCACGTGGTATCGGCGATTCTCCACCGAGATTCGCGAGATTGCCGATCGAGCAGATCATGCTGGTGCTCGTGTTCTCGGTGACGCGGACGAGATTGCGGTGATGTTCGACAAACGTCGCTGCCATCGCCGTCTCGACGCTGCTGGGGTGCGTGTCCCCGCAGCGTTGGACACTGCGCCTGGCAGTTATGCCGAACTCGAGCAACTCGCAGCCGACGCACACATGTCGCGTGTGTTCGTCAAGCTGTCTCACGGCTCGTCGGCGTCGGGAGTGATTGCGCTGCAATGGGGTCCACGCGGGCAGGTTCGCGCCGTCACCTCGGTGGAAGTGGGTGCTGACGGTGCGCTGCACAACTCACTCCGAGTGCGCACGTATCGAACGACGGCAGCCGTCGCGTCAATCGTCGATCGACTCGCACTCGACGGACTTCACGTTGAAGCGTGGATACCCAAGGCGTCACTCGGCGGCCGGACCGCCGACGTTCGTGTGGTGGTTGTCGGAGGTGTCGCCACCCATGCGGTAGTGCGGACCAGTGCTTCTCCGATTACCAACCTGCATCTCGGCGGTACCCGCGGCGCACTTGCCGACGCGATGTCTGTTGCAGGCGAGAATTGGTCACAGCTCCTGGAATTGAGTGAGCGGGCAGCAGCGTGTTTTCCGGCAGCACCACACGTCGGAATCGACATCCTGCCCGGTGTCGGGTGGCGGCGCTTCACAGTAGGAGAGGTCAATGCGTTCGGAGATCTCCTGCCCGGGCTCACCGGTCTGCCCGGCGGCCCCGCCGAAGGTATGACTACGTATCAAGCGCAAGTTGATTCGCTACTGGAATCGGAAAACATGGAGTATGCCCGGTGA